One Manihot esculenta cultivar AM560-2 chromosome 6, M.esculenta_v8, whole genome shotgun sequence DNA segment encodes these proteins:
- the LOC110617909 gene encoding protein LEO1 homolog isoform X1 — MGEEKRHQMMQNLFGDQSEEEEEIDSEHESNPQPNYASVDEAEGGLRNEGEDEVEGEDEVDGHGDVEVESEDEMQEVEPDPGESEGEREPSSEEVDIGDEREESEAKDAESDEKEDYGHRVAMSRRNDIIESGSERSEEQHYADREDEEVDQARSPSSKSPDGEKDQNPISQSAAEIRDVFGDSDDEEEAGYAVRNEIEHDSHRSPMEEEGSYENNLRPEDMLMDEDARYGSEEDTEVKSKEKPVGPPLELEIPFQRPPADPTKMNMIKVSNIMGIDPNPFDPKTYVEEKTFVTDESGAKTRIRLENNIVRWRTVRNRDGSKSIESNARFVRWSDGSLQLLIGNEVLDISVQDDQHDQTHLFLRHNKSLLQSQGRIRRKMRFMPSSLTSNSHRLLTALVDSRHRKVYKVKNCITDIDPEREKEEKERAENQTIRANVLLNRKREKVSRKYTQTVERRRQLSPGFLEGALDEDDEPDYFDSRRSRYRFEEDMEVEAQAEKRIMNAKKGHKDILRKSSLPTVKSSKRPVNFSDSEREESEYESDREEFERSPAWKRVEEPEQDYEEEEEEEGRYEEEAEVDGASEEEEEAEEPKQKSKEFGGRHKRAGIESDEESPPRKISTHRRMAVVYDSDEE, encoded by the exons ATGGGGGAGGAGAAGAGACACCAGATGATGCAGAATCTGTTCGGCGATCAGtctgaggaagaggaagagatcGATTCCGAGCACGAATCGAATCCCCAGCCTAATTATGCCTCTGTA GATGAAGCTGAAGGAGGGCTAAGGAATGAGGGTGAAGATGAAGTTGAAGGCGAAGATGAAGTGGATGGGCATGGCGATGTAGAAGTGGAGAGCGAAGATGAAATGCAAGAGGTAGAACCTGATCCAGGAGAAAGTGAGGGTGAAAGAGAACCAAGTTCTGAAGAAGTAGATATTGGTGATGAGAGGGAAGAGAGTGAAGCAAAGGATGCAGAAAGTGATGAGAAAGAAGATTATGGTCATAGAGTGGCAATGAGCCGGAGAAATGATATAATTGAAAGTGGGTCAGAGAGATCTGAGGAGCAACATTATGCTGACCGTGAAGACGAGGAGGTTGATCAGGCCAGAAGCCCAAG CAGCAAATCACCTGATGGGGAAAAGGATCAAAATCCCATTTCACAGTCGGCCGCTGAGATTCGTGATGTGTTTGGCGACTCAGATGATGAGGAAGAGGCCGGGTATGCGGTTAGAAACGAAATTGAGCATGATTCACAT AGGTCTCCAATGGAAGAGGAAGGGAGCTATGAGAATAATTTAAGACCGGAGGATATGCTGATGGATGAAGATGCTCGATATGGGTCAGAAGAGGACACTGAGGTTAAATCTAAAGAGAAGCCGGTTGGCCCCCCATTAGAGCTAGAGATTCCATTTCAGCGACCTCCAGCTGATCCTACCAAA ATGAATATGATCAAAGTTTCCAATATAATGGGCATTGACCCAAATCCATTTGATCCTAAAACATATGTGGAAGAGAAAACATTTGTGACGGATGAATCTGGTGCCAAAACACGTATACGCTTGGAAAATAACATTGTACGGTGGCGGACTGTTAGAAATCGTGATGGCAGTAAATCC ATTGAAAGCAATGCTCGTTTTGTGAGATGGTCAGATGGCAGTTTACAGTTATTAATCGGGAACGAAGTGCTTGATATATCTGTGCAAGATGATCAGCATGACCAGACACATCTTTTTCTTAGACATAACAAG TCACTTCTTCAATCACAAGGAAGAATTCGGAGGAAGATGAGGTTTATGCCATCATCATTGACATCAAATTCTCACAGGCTCTTGACAGCTCTTGTTGACTCACGGCATAGAAAGGTTTATAAAGTCAAGAACTGCATCACCGACATTGATCCCgagagagaaaaagaggaaaaagaaagg GCTGAAAATCAAACAATTAGAGCAAATGTACTTCTTAATCGGAAGAGGGAAAAGGTAAGCCGAAAGTATACACAAACTGTAGAGCGAAGGCGTCAGCTCTCGCCTGGGTTCTTGGAGGGTGCTCTTGATGAG GATGATGAACCAGATTACTTTGACTCTCGTCGTTCTCGCTACCGCTTTGAAGAAGATATGGAGGTGGAAGCTCAAGCAGAGAAACGGATTATGAATGCTAAGAAG GGACACAAAGATATTCTACGCAAGTCATCTTTGCCTACTGTTAAATCATCGAAGCGCCCTGTGAATTTCTCTGATAGTGAGAGAGAAGAGTCTGAATATGAAAGCGATCGGGAGGAATTTGAAAGATCTCCCGCCTGGAAAAGGGTTGAGGAGCCAGAGCAGGattatgaagaagaagaagaggaggaaggaCGCtatgaagaagaagcagaagtggATGGAGCCtcggaagaggaagaggaggcTGAG GAGCCAAAACAAAAGTCCAAGGAGTTTGGAGGTCGTCACAAACGAGCAGGAATTGAATCAGATGAGGAATCCCCTCCAAGAAAGATTTCAACCCACCGGCGAATGGCAGTAGTTTATGACAGTGATGAGGAATGA
- the LOC110617909 gene encoding protein LEO1 homolog isoform X2, protein MGEEKRHQMMQNLFGDQSEEEEEIDSEHESNPQPNYASVDEAEGGLRNEGEDEVEGEDEVDGHGDVEVESEDEMQEVEPDPGESEGEREPSSEEVDIGDEREESEAKDAESDEKEDYGHRVAMSRRNDIIESGSERSEEQHYADREDEEVDQARSPSKSPDGEKDQNPISQSAAEIRDVFGDSDDEEEAGYAVRNEIEHDSHRSPMEEEGSYENNLRPEDMLMDEDARYGSEEDTEVKSKEKPVGPPLELEIPFQRPPADPTKMNMIKVSNIMGIDPNPFDPKTYVEEKTFVTDESGAKTRIRLENNIVRWRTVRNRDGSKSIESNARFVRWSDGSLQLLIGNEVLDISVQDDQHDQTHLFLRHNKSLLQSQGRIRRKMRFMPSSLTSNSHRLLTALVDSRHRKVYKVKNCITDIDPEREKEEKERAENQTIRANVLLNRKREKVSRKYTQTVERRRQLSPGFLEGALDEDDEPDYFDSRRSRYRFEEDMEVEAQAEKRIMNAKKGHKDILRKSSLPTVKSSKRPVNFSDSEREESEYESDREEFERSPAWKRVEEPEQDYEEEEEEEGRYEEEAEVDGASEEEEEAEEPKQKSKEFGGRHKRAGIESDEESPPRKISTHRRMAVVYDSDEE, encoded by the exons ATGGGGGAGGAGAAGAGACACCAGATGATGCAGAATCTGTTCGGCGATCAGtctgaggaagaggaagagatcGATTCCGAGCACGAATCGAATCCCCAGCCTAATTATGCCTCTGTA GATGAAGCTGAAGGAGGGCTAAGGAATGAGGGTGAAGATGAAGTTGAAGGCGAAGATGAAGTGGATGGGCATGGCGATGTAGAAGTGGAGAGCGAAGATGAAATGCAAGAGGTAGAACCTGATCCAGGAGAAAGTGAGGGTGAAAGAGAACCAAGTTCTGAAGAAGTAGATATTGGTGATGAGAGGGAAGAGAGTGAAGCAAAGGATGCAGAAAGTGATGAGAAAGAAGATTATGGTCATAGAGTGGCAATGAGCCGGAGAAATGATATAATTGAAAGTGGGTCAGAGAGATCTGAGGAGCAACATTATGCTGACCGTGAAGACGAGGAGGTTGATCAGGCCAGAAGCCCAAG CAAATCACCTGATGGGGAAAAGGATCAAAATCCCATTTCACAGTCGGCCGCTGAGATTCGTGATGTGTTTGGCGACTCAGATGATGAGGAAGAGGCCGGGTATGCGGTTAGAAACGAAATTGAGCATGATTCACAT AGGTCTCCAATGGAAGAGGAAGGGAGCTATGAGAATAATTTAAGACCGGAGGATATGCTGATGGATGAAGATGCTCGATATGGGTCAGAAGAGGACACTGAGGTTAAATCTAAAGAGAAGCCGGTTGGCCCCCCATTAGAGCTAGAGATTCCATTTCAGCGACCTCCAGCTGATCCTACCAAA ATGAATATGATCAAAGTTTCCAATATAATGGGCATTGACCCAAATCCATTTGATCCTAAAACATATGTGGAAGAGAAAACATTTGTGACGGATGAATCTGGTGCCAAAACACGTATACGCTTGGAAAATAACATTGTACGGTGGCGGACTGTTAGAAATCGTGATGGCAGTAAATCC ATTGAAAGCAATGCTCGTTTTGTGAGATGGTCAGATGGCAGTTTACAGTTATTAATCGGGAACGAAGTGCTTGATATATCTGTGCAAGATGATCAGCATGACCAGACACATCTTTTTCTTAGACATAACAAG TCACTTCTTCAATCACAAGGAAGAATTCGGAGGAAGATGAGGTTTATGCCATCATCATTGACATCAAATTCTCACAGGCTCTTGACAGCTCTTGTTGACTCACGGCATAGAAAGGTTTATAAAGTCAAGAACTGCATCACCGACATTGATCCCgagagagaaaaagaggaaaaagaaagg GCTGAAAATCAAACAATTAGAGCAAATGTACTTCTTAATCGGAAGAGGGAAAAGGTAAGCCGAAAGTATACACAAACTGTAGAGCGAAGGCGTCAGCTCTCGCCTGGGTTCTTGGAGGGTGCTCTTGATGAG GATGATGAACCAGATTACTTTGACTCTCGTCGTTCTCGCTACCGCTTTGAAGAAGATATGGAGGTGGAAGCTCAAGCAGAGAAACGGATTATGAATGCTAAGAAG GGACACAAAGATATTCTACGCAAGTCATCTTTGCCTACTGTTAAATCATCGAAGCGCCCTGTGAATTTCTCTGATAGTGAGAGAGAAGAGTCTGAATATGAAAGCGATCGGGAGGAATTTGAAAGATCTCCCGCCTGGAAAAGGGTTGAGGAGCCAGAGCAGGattatgaagaagaagaagaggaggaaggaCGCtatgaagaagaagcagaagtggATGGAGCCtcggaagaggaagaggaggcTGAG GAGCCAAAACAAAAGTCCAAGGAGTTTGGAGGTCGTCACAAACGAGCAGGAATTGAATCAGATGAGGAATCCCCTCCAAGAAAGATTTCAACCCACCGGCGAATGGCAGTAGTTTATGACAGTGATGAGGAATGA
- the LOC110617909 gene encoding protein LEO1 homolog isoform X3 gives MGEEKRHQMMQNLFGDQSEEEEEIDSEHESNPQPNYASDEAEGGLRNEGEDEVEGEDEVDGHGDVEVESEDEMQEVEPDPGESEGEREPSSEEVDIGDEREESEAKDAESDEKEDYGHRVAMSRRNDIIESGSERSEEQHYADREDEEVDQARSPSSKSPDGEKDQNPISQSAAEIRDVFGDSDDEEEAGYAVRNEIEHDSHRSPMEEEGSYENNLRPEDMLMDEDARYGSEEDTEVKSKEKPVGPPLELEIPFQRPPADPTKMNMIKVSNIMGIDPNPFDPKTYVEEKTFVTDESGAKTRIRLENNIVRWRTVRNRDGSKSIESNARFVRWSDGSLQLLIGNEVLDISVQDDQHDQTHLFLRHNKSLLQSQGRIRRKMRFMPSSLTSNSHRLLTALVDSRHRKVYKVKNCITDIDPEREKEEKERAENQTIRANVLLNRKREKVSRKYTQTVERRRQLSPGFLEGALDEDDEPDYFDSRRSRYRFEEDMEVEAQAEKRIMNAKKGHKDILRKSSLPTVKSSKRPVNFSDSEREESEYESDREEFERSPAWKRVEEPEQDYEEEEEEEGRYEEEAEVDGASEEEEEAEEPKQKSKEFGGRHKRAGIESDEESPPRKISTHRRMAVVYDSDEE, from the exons ATGGGGGAGGAGAAGAGACACCAGATGATGCAGAATCTGTTCGGCGATCAGtctgaggaagaggaagagatcGATTCCGAGCACGAATCGAATCCCCAGCCTAATTATGCCTCT GATGAAGCTGAAGGAGGGCTAAGGAATGAGGGTGAAGATGAAGTTGAAGGCGAAGATGAAGTGGATGGGCATGGCGATGTAGAAGTGGAGAGCGAAGATGAAATGCAAGAGGTAGAACCTGATCCAGGAGAAAGTGAGGGTGAAAGAGAACCAAGTTCTGAAGAAGTAGATATTGGTGATGAGAGGGAAGAGAGTGAAGCAAAGGATGCAGAAAGTGATGAGAAAGAAGATTATGGTCATAGAGTGGCAATGAGCCGGAGAAATGATATAATTGAAAGTGGGTCAGAGAGATCTGAGGAGCAACATTATGCTGACCGTGAAGACGAGGAGGTTGATCAGGCCAGAAGCCCAAG CAGCAAATCACCTGATGGGGAAAAGGATCAAAATCCCATTTCACAGTCGGCCGCTGAGATTCGTGATGTGTTTGGCGACTCAGATGATGAGGAAGAGGCCGGGTATGCGGTTAGAAACGAAATTGAGCATGATTCACAT AGGTCTCCAATGGAAGAGGAAGGGAGCTATGAGAATAATTTAAGACCGGAGGATATGCTGATGGATGAAGATGCTCGATATGGGTCAGAAGAGGACACTGAGGTTAAATCTAAAGAGAAGCCGGTTGGCCCCCCATTAGAGCTAGAGATTCCATTTCAGCGACCTCCAGCTGATCCTACCAAA ATGAATATGATCAAAGTTTCCAATATAATGGGCATTGACCCAAATCCATTTGATCCTAAAACATATGTGGAAGAGAAAACATTTGTGACGGATGAATCTGGTGCCAAAACACGTATACGCTTGGAAAATAACATTGTACGGTGGCGGACTGTTAGAAATCGTGATGGCAGTAAATCC ATTGAAAGCAATGCTCGTTTTGTGAGATGGTCAGATGGCAGTTTACAGTTATTAATCGGGAACGAAGTGCTTGATATATCTGTGCAAGATGATCAGCATGACCAGACACATCTTTTTCTTAGACATAACAAG TCACTTCTTCAATCACAAGGAAGAATTCGGAGGAAGATGAGGTTTATGCCATCATCATTGACATCAAATTCTCACAGGCTCTTGACAGCTCTTGTTGACTCACGGCATAGAAAGGTTTATAAAGTCAAGAACTGCATCACCGACATTGATCCCgagagagaaaaagaggaaaaagaaagg GCTGAAAATCAAACAATTAGAGCAAATGTACTTCTTAATCGGAAGAGGGAAAAGGTAAGCCGAAAGTATACACAAACTGTAGAGCGAAGGCGTCAGCTCTCGCCTGGGTTCTTGGAGGGTGCTCTTGATGAG GATGATGAACCAGATTACTTTGACTCTCGTCGTTCTCGCTACCGCTTTGAAGAAGATATGGAGGTGGAAGCTCAAGCAGAGAAACGGATTATGAATGCTAAGAAG GGACACAAAGATATTCTACGCAAGTCATCTTTGCCTACTGTTAAATCATCGAAGCGCCCTGTGAATTTCTCTGATAGTGAGAGAGAAGAGTCTGAATATGAAAGCGATCGGGAGGAATTTGAAAGATCTCCCGCCTGGAAAAGGGTTGAGGAGCCAGAGCAGGattatgaagaagaagaagaggaggaaggaCGCtatgaagaagaagcagaagtggATGGAGCCtcggaagaggaagaggaggcTGAG GAGCCAAAACAAAAGTCCAAGGAGTTTGGAGGTCGTCACAAACGAGCAGGAATTGAATCAGATGAGGAATCCCCTCCAAGAAAGATTTCAACCCACCGGCGAATGGCAGTAGTTTATGACAGTGATGAGGAATGA
- the LOC110617909 gene encoding protein LEO1 homolog isoform X4 encodes MGEEKRHQMMQNLFGDQSEEEEEIDSEHESNPQPNYASDEAEGGLRNEGEDEVEGEDEVDGHGDVEVESEDEMQEVEPDPGESEGEREPSSEEVDIGDEREESEAKDAESDEKEDYGHRVAMSRRNDIIESGSERSEEQHYADREDEEVDQARSPSKSPDGEKDQNPISQSAAEIRDVFGDSDDEEEAGYAVRNEIEHDSHRSPMEEEGSYENNLRPEDMLMDEDARYGSEEDTEVKSKEKPVGPPLELEIPFQRPPADPTKMNMIKVSNIMGIDPNPFDPKTYVEEKTFVTDESGAKTRIRLENNIVRWRTVRNRDGSKSIESNARFVRWSDGSLQLLIGNEVLDISVQDDQHDQTHLFLRHNKSLLQSQGRIRRKMRFMPSSLTSNSHRLLTALVDSRHRKVYKVKNCITDIDPEREKEEKERAENQTIRANVLLNRKREKVSRKYTQTVERRRQLSPGFLEGALDEDDEPDYFDSRRSRYRFEEDMEVEAQAEKRIMNAKKGHKDILRKSSLPTVKSSKRPVNFSDSEREESEYESDREEFERSPAWKRVEEPEQDYEEEEEEEGRYEEEAEVDGASEEEEEAEEPKQKSKEFGGRHKRAGIESDEESPPRKISTHRRMAVVYDSDEE; translated from the exons ATGGGGGAGGAGAAGAGACACCAGATGATGCAGAATCTGTTCGGCGATCAGtctgaggaagaggaagagatcGATTCCGAGCACGAATCGAATCCCCAGCCTAATTATGCCTCT GATGAAGCTGAAGGAGGGCTAAGGAATGAGGGTGAAGATGAAGTTGAAGGCGAAGATGAAGTGGATGGGCATGGCGATGTAGAAGTGGAGAGCGAAGATGAAATGCAAGAGGTAGAACCTGATCCAGGAGAAAGTGAGGGTGAAAGAGAACCAAGTTCTGAAGAAGTAGATATTGGTGATGAGAGGGAAGAGAGTGAAGCAAAGGATGCAGAAAGTGATGAGAAAGAAGATTATGGTCATAGAGTGGCAATGAGCCGGAGAAATGATATAATTGAAAGTGGGTCAGAGAGATCTGAGGAGCAACATTATGCTGACCGTGAAGACGAGGAGGTTGATCAGGCCAGAAGCCCAAG CAAATCACCTGATGGGGAAAAGGATCAAAATCCCATTTCACAGTCGGCCGCTGAGATTCGTGATGTGTTTGGCGACTCAGATGATGAGGAAGAGGCCGGGTATGCGGTTAGAAACGAAATTGAGCATGATTCACAT AGGTCTCCAATGGAAGAGGAAGGGAGCTATGAGAATAATTTAAGACCGGAGGATATGCTGATGGATGAAGATGCTCGATATGGGTCAGAAGAGGACACTGAGGTTAAATCTAAAGAGAAGCCGGTTGGCCCCCCATTAGAGCTAGAGATTCCATTTCAGCGACCTCCAGCTGATCCTACCAAA ATGAATATGATCAAAGTTTCCAATATAATGGGCATTGACCCAAATCCATTTGATCCTAAAACATATGTGGAAGAGAAAACATTTGTGACGGATGAATCTGGTGCCAAAACACGTATACGCTTGGAAAATAACATTGTACGGTGGCGGACTGTTAGAAATCGTGATGGCAGTAAATCC ATTGAAAGCAATGCTCGTTTTGTGAGATGGTCAGATGGCAGTTTACAGTTATTAATCGGGAACGAAGTGCTTGATATATCTGTGCAAGATGATCAGCATGACCAGACACATCTTTTTCTTAGACATAACAAG TCACTTCTTCAATCACAAGGAAGAATTCGGAGGAAGATGAGGTTTATGCCATCATCATTGACATCAAATTCTCACAGGCTCTTGACAGCTCTTGTTGACTCACGGCATAGAAAGGTTTATAAAGTCAAGAACTGCATCACCGACATTGATCCCgagagagaaaaagaggaaaaagaaagg GCTGAAAATCAAACAATTAGAGCAAATGTACTTCTTAATCGGAAGAGGGAAAAGGTAAGCCGAAAGTATACACAAACTGTAGAGCGAAGGCGTCAGCTCTCGCCTGGGTTCTTGGAGGGTGCTCTTGATGAG GATGATGAACCAGATTACTTTGACTCTCGTCGTTCTCGCTACCGCTTTGAAGAAGATATGGAGGTGGAAGCTCAAGCAGAGAAACGGATTATGAATGCTAAGAAG GGACACAAAGATATTCTACGCAAGTCATCTTTGCCTACTGTTAAATCATCGAAGCGCCCTGTGAATTTCTCTGATAGTGAGAGAGAAGAGTCTGAATATGAAAGCGATCGGGAGGAATTTGAAAGATCTCCCGCCTGGAAAAGGGTTGAGGAGCCAGAGCAGGattatgaagaagaagaagaggaggaaggaCGCtatgaagaagaagcagaagtggATGGAGCCtcggaagaggaagaggaggcTGAG GAGCCAAAACAAAAGTCCAAGGAGTTTGGAGGTCGTCACAAACGAGCAGGAATTGAATCAGATGAGGAATCCCCTCCAAGAAAGATTTCAACCCACCGGCGAATGGCAGTAGTTTATGACAGTGATGAGGAATGA